One Solanum lycopersicum chromosome 4, SLM_r2.1 DNA window includes the following coding sequences:
- the LOC138348078 gene encoding uncharacterized protein: MSANPAGLTDAEVRAYLAQMEQTITMQDQAMTDQVNRRKCPERESTGSNTSEDPQEFVDEVHKILVAMGATDTDKDSRALGEVSITWELFKTSFLEICFPREMREAKVEEYINLRQGSMTVTEYSLKFVKLSRYATSLVSNSRDEMSRFLAGIAKDIEKKSRAAMLHDNMDLSRLMVHVK; encoded by the exons ATGTCAGCTAACCctgctgggttgactgatgctgaGGTGAGGGCATATCTAGCCCAGATGGAACAGACCATCACCATGCAAGATCAAGCCATGACTGACCAGGTCAATCGGCGAAAATGTCCAGAGAGAGAATCCACCG GGTCTAACACTTCAGAGGATCCCCAggagtttgtggatgaggtTCATAAGATTTTGGTGGCTATGGGGGCCACAGATACTGATAAA gATAGCCGAGCGTTGGGCGAAGTTTCAATCACTTGGGAGTTATTTAAGACATCTTTCCTGGAGATATGTTTCcctagggagatgagggaggccaaggttgaggagtatATCAACCTTAGACAGGGATCGATGACAGTCACAGAGTATTCTCTGAAGTTTGTgaaattatccaggtatgccacttctCTTGTGTCTAACAGCAGAGACGAGATGAGTAGATTCTTGGCAGGAATTGCTAAGGATATCGAGAAAAAGAGTAGGGCGGCTATGCTGCATGACAACATGGACCTTTCCAGGCTTATGGTCCATGTTAAGTAA